The nucleotide sequence ATGTCCCTCAATTTTCCAACAAATTCACTCAGCCTAATTAGATATCTGCAAAAATTCATAGGTACTTGTTTCCttgaagtaaataaataaacagtttgTTAAACTGTTCACATTTTGAATTCCGTAATGcactctaaaattaattttagtaacaTTCCTTAACATAGGTAGACCCTATAATACAAGATTATATCCTGTACATTTGTAGATAAATTGACCAAAGTCTAAGTACCTATGTATGGTTTCTCTCCTGCCTATGTTTTTTTCAGGAATATTCAAATACATAggacatttttaatattagtattgaACATTTCTGATGTAATTTGATAGGCTTCTGGAGGGGTGTTACTGAATATTTCTAACAAAATTTCCTTCTATGGATAAAATTGTTTCTATACACATACCTATATTTAAGCTGGTTTTAAACTCATCACATGTGTAAGTTAAACAAAGATTAAATAATAAGTTTCGGTCACATAACTAAGGGCCGCTGTCAGTAATATAAAATTTGGAGGTAGACAATAACATAAAATTTGCAGGTAGACAATGATAATTGGTTTTACAGTCATAGAGTAGGGCAATGTGTCGAGGCAAATATTTTGCgcaaaaagatttttatacaagCTGTGTGTTCAATTCATGGTCTAATGAAGCATTGTCTGCTGTTTCTTGATTGGCTGAGGTTGTTTCAAGTGCGTGTCTACtttcagcgcaccaatcacagccacccactgcagagcaaacgcgtcctgattggcccgggcAAATAAGgcaatagcttctcttgcagccggccgccaatcaaaaggaaacAATCTCTTGCACTGGCATATTTTATTTGCAGTCCTTAGGTGCTATCAGATCATTTGCGAAAGACACACGGCCCTAGTATGGtgtaacctacaaaaaaaattgcgaaccaataatAACATCTGTGCATAAAATCCTTCGGTCTATACATACTTACTCGCAATTTCTGTATCTCTGAATAGTCTCTTTAACtgcaaaaataatactgaaaaaaaaaaaaaaaacatttgagatccgacttaaagataaaaaaatgctTCATTGTGGAAAGTTGTAACCATTTTCTGTGAAATTCTTACGATTTccagtaaatgtaatttttttttgttgagagcCTTGTTGTGGGTCAATATTAtgagatatttttaattaatgtaattaagTTATATTTTTGATAAGGTGATACACGGAGACCTCCGCGGAAAGCTGTGAAGCAGACGCGCTGACATGTTGGGAACGCGCGCGAGTGGGCGGGCGGCGCGCGGCTTATCGGCGGGAGCGATCAGGCGCGCGCCCATTGGCCGCCGGGGCGCCGCCATGTTGGCCGCACGCCCCGCCCCCGCGCGCACGCCCCGCCCCCGGCGAGCCCCGGGAGCGGCCGGCAGTCGAGCAGGCGCGGCGGAGCGGACCAGGCCTCACGCTGGACGACCACCGGGTGGCCATGGTGTCCTACTACAACCCGCTGGCCGTGTACCGccaccaccagcagcagcagccgcCCCCGGGGGCGGGCGTGGGCTACCCGGCGGCGGCGGGCGCCTGGTACCCGCCGCAGCCGCAGTACGAGGAGCCGCCGCACCACCAGTGGCACCACTcgcaccaccagcaccaccaccACGCCGTGTTCCCGCAGGCCGACTGGCCCGCCCCCGAGTACCACCAGCCGGAGGCGGCGCAGCTGCCGTCCCCCGCCGTGACCGTGTGCAGCGCCGAGCTGGCCAGCCCCGCCGCCGCCGGCCCCGTGTCGCCGCCCTGCGCCGCCCCCAGACCGCCCCCCGTGCGCAGTCCCTACGAGTGGATGAAGAAGCCGTCCTACCAGAGCCAGCCCAACCCAGGTGGGTCCCAGGCCCTGTCCTTCTGCAGACACTGTCCAGGTGTTCCACcccctccaggatagactccaccatcctgTTCGTCGGCTAGATACTGACTTGTAgaacccggaaaaattcgcggatccatctcgcgacaggctagaatccaaatacatttgcctttttgTGCTTCAGTGATTAGG is from Bacillus rossius redtenbacheri isolate Brsri chromosome 15, Brsri_v3, whole genome shotgun sequence and encodes:
- the LOC134539276 gene encoding homeobox protein CHOX-CAD, producing MCQIFPQISHDSSLECVSPSCLYTCTGARPLAAGAPPCWPHAPPPRARPAPGEPRERPAVEQARRSGPGLTLDDHRVAMVSYYNPLAVYRHHQQQQPPPGAGVGYPAAAGAWYPPQPQYEEPPHHQWHHSHHQHHHHAVFPQADWPAPEYHQPEAAQLPSPAVTVCSAELASPAAAGPVSPPCAAPRPPPVRSPYEWMKKPSYQSQPNPGKTRTKDKYRVVYSDHQRLELEKEFHYSRYITIRRKAELAANLGLSERQVKIWFQNRRAKERKQTKKREELLHKEKLEAAQQQMHVAHHHMTSVGVPGAQHAPVM